In Epinephelus lanceolatus isolate andai-2023 chromosome 16, ASM4190304v1, whole genome shotgun sequence, one DNA window encodes the following:
- the rp9 gene encoding retinitis pigmentosa 9 protein produces the protein MSSRKRRTEKEDRRDHKKHKSSKQDLEKLKTQSKKLNQKVQQLKHVETFYEKPPPGLIKEHEDKPEDCIPAEPGNEEARSFLAHAPTKGLWMPLGKEVKVMQCWRCKRYGHRTGDRECPFFIKGNQKLEQFRVAHEDPMYDIIRENKRNEKETRIQQLQQMLQDTTSSDSDSSSSSSSSSSSDHHRSKKRKKRKDKKKKDKKKRKRKRKHKSSKTTDCSDSD, from the exons ATGTCGAGCAGAAAGCGAAGGACAGAGAAGGAGGACCGACGAGACCACAAGAAACACAAGTCATCCAAACAGGATTTGGAGAAACTCAAAACACAATCGAAAAAACTCAACCAGAAAGTGCAACAGCTGAAACACGTAGAGACGTT CTATGAGAAGCCGCCACCAGGACTCATTAAG GAGCATGAGGACAAACCAGAGGACTGTATCCCTGCTGAACCAGGAAATGAAGAAGCGAGGAGCTTCCTGGCACACGCCCCCACCAAGGGGCTGTGGATGCCTCTGGGGAAGGAGGTGAAGGTGATGCAGT GTTGGAGATGTAAGCGCTACGGCCACAGGACAGGAGACAGGGAGTGTCCGTTCTTCATCAAAGGCAACCAGAAACTAGAGCAGTTCAGAGTG GCTCATGAAGACCCGATGTATGACATCATTcgggaaaacaaaagaaatgaaaaagaaaccaG GatccagcagctgcagcagatgcTCCAGGACACCACTTCCTCTGATTCAGacagctcctcctcttcctcttcctcctcctcctccgatCACCATCGCagcaagaagaggaaaaagaggaaggacaaaaagaagaaagacaagaagaagagaaaaaggaaaCGAAAGCACAAGTCCTCCAAAACTACTGATTGCTCGGATTCAGATTGA